One window of the Xenopus tropicalis strain Nigerian chromosome 10, UCB_Xtro_10.0, whole genome shotgun sequence genome contains the following:
- the lrrc45 gene encoding leucine-rich repeat-containing protein 45 isoform X1 → MSGTYSEKKVCVQRILFKLPTCFALPGYSGCGLEGYWCIQPGVGCLGFTAGKEDVWIWMQDCWLSAQHSEAYKKPTYKLLVSKQQRHMGIYEMDEFKRLYVFMCQERGSEPQESVLSQMKEIRESTKRRQLDLSTQSISQESCQVLGILLQNDVTFTQVLLSDCMISEDGLKAFLQGMQSNSVIKHLDLKGNNLQAKGGEALGKFLRHTASLTSLTLEWNNLGTWENGFSFFCEGLALNQSLQKLDLRNNQINHKGAEELAMALQRNSTLQELDLRWNNIGLLGGRAIQSCFESNKALVKLELSGNNISSDVLKAIELCIKHNQERQFVKKGNMNQQQILTKEVQNLKQDKNRQFINMMETIDKQREEMNSINRNAVLQAGKLRGTLEERTSVVNSLTAKLQLMEADLALSHQKEQDLGDLLRQVKQQDSSMMEKHAKELMKAKEEFREHEAKRRRDLAAANEKNLHYRSKIDELERKCQTQQDLVFELKQELTNTTAELKLRAVQAEERFEAEKKRFRQFRDNSTTLHQKEVDHMAKHLEDAERVTQERVQRLEATKLGLEEELSRLKIMLANQHTQAEEELQKVRSFVQLEEQQHSAVLHDKLRTLTQSRDQAQNQVLQQNQMIGELQTKNNQLSLEIEVLKRRIDGIQQELATKEEEKLSALTKVRVEFHEQIGHLEAQLATQEGLREKISALERQQKVQSHQHREILLDKESEISTLMEKLRLKDAEILRIREEEAHRACLLQNAIHSFISSSPLGSTTDKK, encoded by the exons ATGTCAGGAACCTACTCTGAGAAAAAGGTTTGTGTGCAAAGGATTTTATTTAAGCTCCCGACATGCTTTGCTCTTCCTGGTTACAGCGGCTGTGGGCTGGAAGGGTATTGGTGTATCCAGCCTGGCGTAGGTTGCCTTGGATTCACTGCTGGGAAAGAAGACGTCTGGATATGGATGCAAGACTGTTGGCTCTCAGCACAGCACTCTGAAG CTTATAAGAAACCAACCTACAAGTTGTTGGTATCTAAGCAGCAGCGTCACATGGGAATCTATGAGATGGACGAATTCAAAAGGTTGTATGTGTTTATGTGCCAAGAGAGGGGTTCAGAGCCTCAAGAATCAGTGCTTAGTCAGATGAAGGAAATTAGAGAATCAACAAAAAGGAGACAACTTGACCTCTCCACGCAGAGCATCTCCCAGGAGTCATGCCAGGTCCTTGGGATCCTCCTGCAAAATGATGTGACATTCACTCAGGTGCTCCTCAGTGACTGCATGATCAGCGAGGATG GTCTTAAAGCTTTCCTTCAGGGTATGCAGTCCAATTCCGTAATAAAGCACTTGGACCTTAAG GGTAATAACCTGCAAGCTAAGGGCGGTGAGGCTTTGGGAAAGTTCCTGAGACACacagcttctctaacaag TCTTACTTTAGAATGGAATAATTTGGGGACCTGGGAGAATGGATTCTCTTTCTTCTGTGAAGGACTTGCCTTAAACCAAAGCTTACAGAAACTTGATCTCCGAAACAACCAGATAAACCACAAAGGGGCAGAAGAGCTGGCTATGGCACTACAGCGCAATTCTACATTACAAGAGTTAG ATCTTCGCTGGAATAACATTGGTTTACTTGGAGGGCGGGCCATACAAAGCTGCTTTGAAAGCAACAAAGCACTTGTAAAGTTGGAGTTATCTGGGAACAACATCTCAAGTGATGTGCTGAAGGCCATTG AATTGTGCATCAAACATAACCAGGAAAGGCAGTTTGTAAAGAAAGGAAATATGAACCAACAACAGATACTCACCAAGGAGGTTCAAAATCTGAAGCAGGATAAGAACAGACAG tttattaaTATGATGGAAACCATCGATAAGCAGAGGGAAGAAATGAATTCCATCAACAG GAATGCAGTTTTACAAGCTGGAAAACTTCGGGGGACCCTAGAGGAGAGGACGTCTGTTGTGAATTCATTAACTGCCAA GTTGCAATTGATGGAGGCTGATCTGGCTTTGTCGCACCAGAAAGAACAGGACCTGGGGGACCTCCTGAGACAAGTAAAGCAGCAAGATTCTAGTATGATGGAAAAACACGCCAAGGAACTAATGAAGGCAAAAGAG GAATTCAGAGAGCATGAAGCCAAACGCAGAAGGGATTTAGCAGCTGCAAATGAGAAAAATCTTCATTATCGGAGCAAG ATTGATGAGCTGGAACGAAAATGCCAAACGCAGCAGGACCTTGTTTTTGAGCTGAAGCAGGAACTGACAAACACAACTGCAGAGCTGAAGCTGCGAGCTGTGCAGGCAGAAG AGCGTTTTGAAGCAGAGAAAAAGAGATTCAGACAGTTCAGGGATAATTCCACCACGCTACATCAAAAAGAG GTGGATCATATGGCAAAGCATTTGGAGGATGCTGAGAGAGTGACACAGGAAAGGGTTCAACGTCTCGAGGCTACAAAGCTGGGCTTGGAGGAG GAACTGAGCAGATTGAAAATAATGTTAGCCAACCAGCATACTCAGGCAGAAGAAGAGCTGCAGAAAGTCCGTAGTTTTGTGCAGCTTGAAGAG CAGCAACACTCTGCTGTTCTTCATGACAAGCTCCGTACACTCACTCAGTCACGGGACCAAGCACAGAATCAAGTTTTGCAACAGAACCAGATGATAGGGGAGCTACAGACTAAGAACAACCAACTCAGCTTGGAAATAGAAGTCCTAAAAAGAAGGATTGATGGGATACAACAG GAACTGGCCACAAAAGAGGAGGAGAAATTGTCTGCATTAACAAAGGTGCGTGTAGAATTCCATGAACAGATTGGACACCTTGAGGCCCAGCTGGCAACACAAGAAGGACTGAGAGAGAAAATCAGTGCACTAGAAAGACAGCAAAAAG TGCAATCACATCAACACCGTGAGATACTGTTGGACAAGGAATCTGAGATTTCCACTCTGATGGAAAAGCTTCGGCTTAAGGATGCAGAGATTCTGAGGATACGAGAAGAGGAAGCGCATAGAGCATGCTTACTGCAGAATGCTATCCACTCCTTCATTAGCAGCTCCCCCCTGGGCAGCACAACCGACAAGAAGTGA
- the lrrc45 gene encoding leucine-rich repeat-containing protein 45 isoform 1 (isoform 1 is encoded by transcript variant 1), translating to MQDCWLSAQHSEAYKKPTYKLLVSKQQRHMGIYEMDEFKRLYVFMCQERGSEPQESVLSQMKEIRESTKRRQLDLSTQSISQESCQVLGILLQNDVTFTQVLLSDCMISEDGLKAFLQGMQSNSVIKHLDLKGNNLQAKGGEALGKFLRHTASLTSLTLEWNNLGTWENGFSFFCEGLALNQSLQKLDLRNNQINHKGAEELAMALQRNSTLQELDLRWNNIGLLGGRAIQSCFESNKALVKLELSGNNISSDVLKAIELCIKHNQERQFVKKGNMNQQQILTKEVQNLKQDKNRQFINMMETIDKQREEMNSINRNAVLQAGKLRGTLEERTSVVNSLTAKLQLMEADLALSHQKEQDLGDLLRQVKQQDSSMMEKHAKELMKAKEEFREHEAKRRRDLAAANEKNLHYRSKIDELERKCQTQQDLVFELKQELTNTTAELKLRAVQAEERFEAEKKRFRQFRDNSTTLHQKEVDHMAKHLEDAERVTQERVQRLEATKLGLEEELSRLKIMLANQHTQAEEELQKVRSFVQLEEQHSAVLHDKLRTLTQSRDQAQNQVLQQNQMIGELQTKNNQLSLEIEVLKRRIDGIQQELATKEEEKLSALTKVRVEFHEQIGHLEAQLATQEGLREKISALERQQKVQSHQHREILLDKESEISTLMEKLRLKDAEILRIREEEAHRACLLQNAIHSFISSSPLGSTTDKK from the exons ATGCAAGACTGTTGGCTCTCAGCACAGCACTCTGAAG CTTATAAGAAACCAACCTACAAGTTGTTGGTATCTAAGCAGCAGCGTCACATGGGAATCTATGAGATGGACGAATTCAAAAGGTTGTATGTGTTTATGTGCCAAGAGAGGGGTTCAGAGCCTCAAGAATCAGTGCTTAGTCAGATGAAGGAAATTAGAGAATCAACAAAAAGGAGACAACTTGACCTCTCCACGCAGAGCATCTCCCAGGAGTCATGCCAGGTCCTTGGGATCCTCCTGCAAAATGATGTGACATTCACTCAGGTGCTCCTCAGTGACTGCATGATCAGCGAGGATG GTCTTAAAGCTTTCCTTCAGGGTATGCAGTCCAATTCCGTAATAAAGCACTTGGACCTTAAG GGTAATAACCTGCAAGCTAAGGGCGGTGAGGCTTTGGGAAAGTTCCTGAGACACacagcttctctaacaag TCTTACTTTAGAATGGAATAATTTGGGGACCTGGGAGAATGGATTCTCTTTCTTCTGTGAAGGACTTGCCTTAAACCAAAGCTTACAGAAACTTGATCTCCGAAACAACCAGATAAACCACAAAGGGGCAGAAGAGCTGGCTATGGCACTACAGCGCAATTCTACATTACAAGAGTTAG ATCTTCGCTGGAATAACATTGGTTTACTTGGAGGGCGGGCCATACAAAGCTGCTTTGAAAGCAACAAAGCACTTGTAAAGTTGGAGTTATCTGGGAACAACATCTCAAGTGATGTGCTGAAGGCCATTG AATTGTGCATCAAACATAACCAGGAAAGGCAGTTTGTAAAGAAAGGAAATATGAACCAACAACAGATACTCACCAAGGAGGTTCAAAATCTGAAGCAGGATAAGAACAGACAG tttattaaTATGATGGAAACCATCGATAAGCAGAGGGAAGAAATGAATTCCATCAACAG GAATGCAGTTTTACAAGCTGGAAAACTTCGGGGGACCCTAGAGGAGAGGACGTCTGTTGTGAATTCATTAACTGCCAA GTTGCAATTGATGGAGGCTGATCTGGCTTTGTCGCACCAGAAAGAACAGGACCTGGGGGACCTCCTGAGACAAGTAAAGCAGCAAGATTCTAGTATGATGGAAAAACACGCCAAGGAACTAATGAAGGCAAAAGAG GAATTCAGAGAGCATGAAGCCAAACGCAGAAGGGATTTAGCAGCTGCAAATGAGAAAAATCTTCATTATCGGAGCAAG ATTGATGAGCTGGAACGAAAATGCCAAACGCAGCAGGACCTTGTTTTTGAGCTGAAGCAGGAACTGACAAACACAACTGCAGAGCTGAAGCTGCGAGCTGTGCAGGCAGAAG AGCGTTTTGAAGCAGAGAAAAAGAGATTCAGACAGTTCAGGGATAATTCCACCACGCTACATCAAAAAGAG GTGGATCATATGGCAAAGCATTTGGAGGATGCTGAGAGAGTGACACAGGAAAGGGTTCAACGTCTCGAGGCTACAAAGCTGGGCTTGGAGGAG GAACTGAGCAGATTGAAAATAATGTTAGCCAACCAGCATACTCAGGCAGAAGAAGAGCTGCAGAAAGTCCGTAGTTTTGTGCAGCTTGAAGAG CAACACTCTGCTGTTCTTCATGACAAGCTCCGTACACTCACTCAGTCACGGGACCAAGCACAGAATCAAGTTTTGCAACAGAACCAGATGATAGGGGAGCTACAGACTAAGAACAACCAACTCAGCTTGGAAATAGAAGTCCTAAAAAGAAGGATTGATGGGATACAACAG GAACTGGCCACAAAAGAGGAGGAGAAATTGTCTGCATTAACAAAGGTGCGTGTAGAATTCCATGAACAGATTGGACACCTTGAGGCCCAGCTGGCAACACAAGAAGGACTGAGAGAGAAAATCAGTGCACTAGAAAGACAGCAAAAAG TGCAATCACATCAACACCGTGAGATACTGTTGGACAAGGAATCTGAGATTTCCACTCTGATGGAAAAGCTTCGGCTTAAGGATGCAGAGATTCTGAGGATACGAGAAGAGGAAGCGCATAGAGCATGCTTACTGCAGAATGCTATCCACTCCTTCATTAGCAGCTCCCCCCTGGGCAGCACAACCGACAAGAAGTGA
- the lrrc45 gene encoding leucine-rich repeat-containing protein 45 isoform 2 (isoform 2 is encoded by transcript variant 2) codes for MQDCWLSAQHSEGLKAFLQGMQSNSVIKHLDLKGNNLQAKGGEALGKFLRHTASLTSLTLEWNNLGTWENGFSFFCEGLALNQSLQKLDLRNNQINHKGAEELAMALQRNSTLQELDLRWNNIGLLGGRAIQSCFESNKALVKLELSGNNISSDVLKAIELCIKHNQERQFVKKGNMNQQQILTKEVQNLKQDKNRQFINMMETIDKQREEMNSINRNAVLQAGKLRGTLEERTSVVNSLTAKLQLMEADLALSHQKEQDLGDLLRQVKQQDSSMMEKHAKELMKAKEEFREHEAKRRRDLAAANEKNLHYRSKIDELERKCQTQQDLVFELKQELTNTTAELKLRAVQAEERFEAEKKRFRQFRDNSTTLHQKEVDHMAKHLEDAERVTQERVQRLEATKLGLEEELSRLKIMLANQHTQAEEELQKVRSFVQLEEQQHSAVLHDKLRTLTQSRDQAQNQVLQQNQMIGELQTKNNQLSLEIEVLKRRIDGIQQELATKEEEKLSALTKVRVEFHEQIGHLEAQLATQEGLREKISALERQQKVQSHQHREILLDKESEISTLMEKLRLKDAEILRIREEEAHRACLLQNAIHSFISSSPLGSTTDKK; via the exons ATGCAAGACTGTTGGCTCTCAGCACAGCACTCTGAAG GTCTTAAAGCTTTCCTTCAGGGTATGCAGTCCAATTCCGTAATAAAGCACTTGGACCTTAAG GGTAATAACCTGCAAGCTAAGGGCGGTGAGGCTTTGGGAAAGTTCCTGAGACACacagcttctctaacaag TCTTACTTTAGAATGGAATAATTTGGGGACCTGGGAGAATGGATTCTCTTTCTTCTGTGAAGGACTTGCCTTAAACCAAAGCTTACAGAAACTTGATCTCCGAAACAACCAGATAAACCACAAAGGGGCAGAAGAGCTGGCTATGGCACTACAGCGCAATTCTACATTACAAGAGTTAG ATCTTCGCTGGAATAACATTGGTTTACTTGGAGGGCGGGCCATACAAAGCTGCTTTGAAAGCAACAAAGCACTTGTAAAGTTGGAGTTATCTGGGAACAACATCTCAAGTGATGTGCTGAAGGCCATTG AATTGTGCATCAAACATAACCAGGAAAGGCAGTTTGTAAAGAAAGGAAATATGAACCAACAACAGATACTCACCAAGGAGGTTCAAAATCTGAAGCAGGATAAGAACAGACAG tttattaaTATGATGGAAACCATCGATAAGCAGAGGGAAGAAATGAATTCCATCAACAG GAATGCAGTTTTACAAGCTGGAAAACTTCGGGGGACCCTAGAGGAGAGGACGTCTGTTGTGAATTCATTAACTGCCAA GTTGCAATTGATGGAGGCTGATCTGGCTTTGTCGCACCAGAAAGAACAGGACCTGGGGGACCTCCTGAGACAAGTAAAGCAGCAAGATTCTAGTATGATGGAAAAACACGCCAAGGAACTAATGAAGGCAAAAGAG GAATTCAGAGAGCATGAAGCCAAACGCAGAAGGGATTTAGCAGCTGCAAATGAGAAAAATCTTCATTATCGGAGCAAG ATTGATGAGCTGGAACGAAAATGCCAAACGCAGCAGGACCTTGTTTTTGAGCTGAAGCAGGAACTGACAAACACAACTGCAGAGCTGAAGCTGCGAGCTGTGCAGGCAGAAG AGCGTTTTGAAGCAGAGAAAAAGAGATTCAGACAGTTCAGGGATAATTCCACCACGCTACATCAAAAAGAG GTGGATCATATGGCAAAGCATTTGGAGGATGCTGAGAGAGTGACACAGGAAAGGGTTCAACGTCTCGAGGCTACAAAGCTGGGCTTGGAGGAG GAACTGAGCAGATTGAAAATAATGTTAGCCAACCAGCATACTCAGGCAGAAGAAGAGCTGCAGAAAGTCCGTAGTTTTGTGCAGCTTGAAGAG CAGCAACACTCTGCTGTTCTTCATGACAAGCTCCGTACACTCACTCAGTCACGGGACCAAGCACAGAATCAAGTTTTGCAACAGAACCAGATGATAGGGGAGCTACAGACTAAGAACAACCAACTCAGCTTGGAAATAGAAGTCCTAAAAAGAAGGATTGATGGGATACAACAG GAACTGGCCACAAAAGAGGAGGAGAAATTGTCTGCATTAACAAAGGTGCGTGTAGAATTCCATGAACAGATTGGACACCTTGAGGCCCAGCTGGCAACACAAGAAGGACTGAGAGAGAAAATCAGTGCACTAGAAAGACAGCAAAAAG TGCAATCACATCAACACCGTGAGATACTGTTGGACAAGGAATCTGAGATTTCCACTCTGATGGAAAAGCTTCGGCTTAAGGATGCAGAGATTCTGAGGATACGAGAAGAGGAAGCGCATAGAGCATGCTTACTGCAGAATGCTATCCACTCCTTCATTAGCAGCTCCCCCCTGGGCAGCACAACCGACAAGAAGTGA